Proteins encoded within one genomic window of Bacillus sp. F19:
- a CDS encoding GNAT family N-acetyltransferase, with amino-acid sequence MNWYEKLNQYFPIEEMKSKEHIETLLKERGDIYHKDEGEHHVLMYAELEDFIFIDYLFVSKKARGQGLGHKLISNLKELGKPIILEVEPVDEDILDTGKRLKFYQREGFQHAKSIGYRRKSLATNEVNAMEILYWSPEDASEELIYEAMKKTYLMIHTYKDKEFYGKEYQDVQEVLSMQEQDNQKDIFDGLD; translated from the coding sequence ATGAACTGGTATGAGAAATTAAATCAATACTTTCCTATTGAGGAAATGAAATCTAAAGAACATATTGAAACTCTCTTGAAAGAGCGTGGTGATATTTATCATAAAGATGAAGGAGAACATCATGTTCTTATGTATGCGGAATTAGAAGATTTCATCTTTATTGACTACTTGTTTGTATCGAAAAAAGCAAGAGGACAGGGTCTTGGACATAAGCTGATTTCAAATTTAAAAGAATTAGGAAAACCAATTATTCTAGAGGTGGAACCCGTGGATGAAGATATTCTTGATACGGGCAAGCGCTTAAAGTTTTATCAGCGAGAAGGATTTCAGCATGCAAAATCAATCGGATACAGAAGAAAGTCGCTTGCTACAAACGAAGTGAATGCAATGGAAATTCTTTATTGGTCCCCTGAAGATGCTTCTGAAGAATTAATATATGAAGCAATGAAAAAGACATACTTAATGATTCATACTTATAAAGATAAAGAATTTTACGGTAAAGAATATCAGGATGTACAGGAAGTTTTATCCATGCAGGAGCAGGATAATCAGAAAGATATTTTCGATGGACTGGATTAA
- a CDS encoding putative glycoside hydrolase gives MAFLQKIVPVFLLASSIAAAGAGNQTQAETGLVAAAHDSKELVYQKKELPESMPRFVFDSGLNFEYPDAIRGIYVTGHSAGGSKFAQLTKLMDSTDLNAMVIDVKDDYGNLTYRPDPSSPYYDISHQYIKDPRAMLKELEKKKIYPIARIVVFKDSVLANKKPEWSFKDGNSVWKNGRGESFVNPFVKEVWDYNVQIAIEAAKLGFQEIQFDYVRFPEGFENKDATLKYSHGDYTDTKQDNVQKRVTAVTDFVEYAREKLKPYGVKTSVDIFGYTATLPEAPGIGQNFTKISNHVDVISSMIYPSHWTAYFGIEKPDLKPYELISEYAKLENKKLDELKTRPVSRPWLQDFTASWLGSGNYKKYGKEDIEAQIKALNDQGIKEYLLWNAGNNYTKGVDYTP, from the coding sequence GTGGCTTTTTTACAAAAGATTGTACCTGTATTCCTACTGGCAAGCTCTATAGCTGCAGCAGGAGCAGGCAATCAGACACAGGCAGAAACAGGGTTAGTTGCAGCTGCACACGATAGTAAAGAACTTGTGTATCAAAAGAAAGAACTCCCGGAATCGATGCCCCGTTTTGTTTTTGACTCGGGACTGAACTTTGAATATCCAGATGCAATCAGAGGAATCTACGTGACGGGTCATTCCGCCGGCGGCAGTAAATTTGCACAGCTGACAAAGCTAATGGATTCAACCGATCTAAACGCAATGGTTATTGATGTGAAAGATGATTATGGAAATTTAACTTACCGCCCTGATCCATCTTCTCCTTATTACGATATTAGTCATCAATACATAAAAGATCCGCGGGCGATGCTGAAAGAACTTGAGAAAAAGAAAATCTATCCGATTGCGAGAATTGTTGTGTTTAAGGACTCGGTTCTCGCAAACAAAAAGCCGGAATGGTCTTTTAAAGATGGAAACAGCGTCTGGAAGAACGGGCGAGGAGAGTCATTTGTCAACCCATTTGTAAAAGAAGTATGGGATTACAATGTTCAGATTGCGATTGAAGCTGCAAAGCTCGGTTTTCAGGAGATTCAATTTGATTACGTCCGTTTTCCTGAAGGATTTGAGAATAAAGACGCCACGCTAAAATACAGCCACGGTGATTATACAGATACAAAACAGGATAATGTTCAAAAGCGTGTAACAGCGGTAACGGACTTTGTTGAATACGCGAGGGAAAAATTGAAACCTTATGGCGTTAAAACCTCAGTTGATATCTTTGGATATACAGCTACATTGCCCGAAGCACCGGGTATTGGCCAAAACTTTACAAAGATCTCAAACCATGTTGATGTTATATCATCGATGATTTATCCCAGTCACTGGACGGCCTATTTTGGAATTGAGAAGCCCGACTTAAAACCATACGAACTCATTTCAGAATATGCCAAGCTTGAAAATAAAAAGCTTGATGAGCTGAAAACAAGACCAGTGTCACGGCCATGGCTTCAGGATTTTACGGCTTCATGGCTCGGCAGCGGAAACTACAAAAAGTATGGAAAAGAAGATATAGAAGCTCAAATCAAGGCATTGAATGATCAGGGGATAAAAGAGTACCTTCTGTGGAATGCCGGAAATAACTATACAAAAGGCGTAGATTACACGCCTTAA